In one Streptomyces venezuelae genomic region, the following are encoded:
- a CDS encoding NUDIX domain-containing protein: protein MSIRDHQIVKELAHYIHEHPAESTALMPLYDAVRDHARRGSCRHNDRCPLVTAGAVIVDELHRVLSLRHGGGYSLAELAPEPQDDSLSGAALRLLAEEAGIRDVWTEPGSEGPFLVDVTRAAPEYGPRIRVGFRYLFRAHSGAVFPTMIETGAAAWVPIAEIGIPSVRERLHGHLAGAA, encoded by the coding sequence GTGAGCATCAGAGACCACCAGATCGTGAAGGAGCTCGCGCACTACATCCACGAGCACCCTGCCGAGTCGACGGCCCTCATGCCCTTGTACGACGCTGTGCGCGATCACGCGCGGCGTGGGTCCTGTCGCCACAACGACCGGTGCCCCTTGGTGACGGCTGGGGCGGTCATCGTGGACGAGCTCCACCGCGTGCTGTCCCTGCGGCACGGTGGCGGCTACTCTCTCGCCGAGTTGGCTCCAGAGCCCCAGGACGATTCCCTCAGCGGCGCAGCTTTGCGCCTACTGGCCGAAGAAGCCGGTATCCGTGACGTCTGGACGGAGCCGGGCAGCGAGGGGCCCTTCCTGGTCGACGTGACCAGGGCCGCACCCGAGTACGGCCCTCGCATCAGGGTCGGCTTCCGGTACCTCTTCCGCGCCCACTCGGGGGCCGTCTTCCCCACCATGATCGAGACCGGCGCGGCGGCCTGGGTGCCCATAGCCGAGATCGGCATCCCATCGGTGCGCGAGCGCCTCCACGGCCACTTGGCAGGGGCCGCATGA
- a CDS encoding sulfate adenylyltransferase subunit 1, whose translation MSVLSDTTVDTLCFATAGSVDDGKSTLVGRLLHDSKSVLTDQLEAVERASASRGAAVPDLALLTDGLRAEREQGITIDVAYRYFATARRRFILADTPGHVQYTRNMVTGASTAELTVILVDARNGVVEQTRRHTAIAALLRVPHVVLAVNKMDLAGYEESVFAAIAEEFTAYATGLGVPEVTAIPISALAGDNVVEPSAHMDWYGGPTVLEHLETVPVGQDPATRAARLPVQYVIRPRTAEHPDYRGYAGRIVAGTFRVGDDVTVLPSGRTTRISGIDLLGEPVDAAWPTQSVTVLLQDDVDVSRGDLIVPSTAAPPLTQDVTATVCHVADAPLTVGHRVLLKHGTRTVKAIVKDIPSRLTLDDLSSHPHPGRLVANDIGWVRLRTAEPLPLDAYEDSRRTGSFILIAPDDGTTLTAGMVGGFG comes from the coding sequence ATGAGCGTTCTGAGCGACACCACCGTCGACACGCTGTGCTTCGCCACCGCCGGTTCCGTCGACGACGGCAAGTCCACATTGGTGGGACGGTTGTTGCACGACTCCAAGTCGGTCCTCACCGATCAATTGGAGGCCGTCGAGCGCGCCTCCGCGAGCCGCGGCGCCGCAGTCCCCGACCTGGCACTGCTCACCGACGGCCTGCGCGCCGAACGCGAGCAGGGCATCACCATCGACGTCGCCTACCGCTACTTCGCCACGGCCCGGCGCCGGTTCATCCTCGCGGACACCCCGGGCCACGTGCAGTACACCCGCAACATGGTCACCGGCGCCTCCACGGCCGAGCTGACGGTGATCCTGGTCGACGCCCGCAACGGCGTCGTGGAGCAGACGCGCAGGCACACCGCGATCGCCGCGCTGCTCCGCGTCCCGCACGTCGTCCTCGCCGTCAACAAGATGGACCTCGCCGGTTACGAGGAGTCCGTCTTCGCGGCGATCGCCGAGGAGTTCACGGCGTACGCGACCGGGCTCGGCGTACCCGAGGTCACCGCTATCCCGATCTCGGCGCTGGCCGGGGACAACGTGGTGGAGCCGTCCGCGCACATGGACTGGTACGGCGGCCCGACCGTCCTGGAGCACCTGGAGACCGTGCCCGTCGGCCAGGACCCCGCGACCCGCGCCGCCCGTCTCCCCGTGCAGTACGTGATCCGCCCGCGGACCGCCGAGCACCCCGACTACCGCGGCTACGCGGGCAGGATCGTCGCCGGTACGTTCCGCGTCGGCGACGACGTCACCGTCCTGCCGTCCGGCCGCACCACGAGGATCTCCGGCATCGACCTGCTGGGCGAGCCGGTCGACGCGGCGTGGCCGACGCAGTCGGTGACGGTCCTGCTCCAGGACGACGTCGACGTCTCGCGCGGCGACCTGATCGTCCCGAGCACGGCCGCGCCGCCCCTCACGCAGGATGTGACGGCGACCGTCTGCCACGTGGCCGACGCGCCGCTGACCGTCGGCCACCGGGTGCTGCTCAAACACGGCACCCGCACGGTCAAGGCGATCGTCAAGGACATCCCGTCCCGGCTCACGCTCGACGACCTGTCCTCGCACCCGCACCCCGGCCGGCTCGTCGCCAACGACATCGGCTGGGTGCGGCTGCGCACGGCCGAGCCGCTGCCCCTCGACGCGTACGAGGACTCGCGCCGCACCGGTTCGTTCATCCTCATCGCCCCGGACGACGGCACGACGCTGACGGCGGGCATGGTGGGCGGCTTCGGGTGA
- a CDS encoding toll/interleukin-1 receptor domain-containing protein, with product MSYTPTEWRAVEPYADKAAVQAQVHPDKRDLFLCHAWNDREGSAKELHGHLKTSGATVWFSEEDIPLGSLQMREIDKGLRNSRIGIVLVTPALLESIKNEGIAEKELAVLLGTNRVVPVTHGVTFDELYDVSPMLASHSGLSTKESSLDAVAAKIAAAAAALPAA from the coding sequence GTGTCGTACACCCCGACCGAGTGGCGGGCGGTCGAGCCCTACGCCGACAAGGCTGCGGTACAAGCACAAGTACACCCGGACAAGCGAGACCTCTTCCTCTGCCACGCCTGGAACGACCGCGAGGGCAGTGCGAAGGAACTCCACGGTCACCTGAAGACGAGCGGTGCGACGGTATGGTTCAGCGAGGAAGACATCCCGCTGGGGTCGCTGCAAATGCGGGAGATCGACAAGGGGCTTCGTAACTCCCGGATCGGCATCGTGCTGGTTACGCCAGCCCTGCTCGAGAGCATCAAGAACGAGGGGATTGCCGAGAAGGAGCTCGCCGTTCTGCTCGGCACCAACCGCGTCGTGCCCGTGACGCACGGGGTGACCTTCGACGAGCTCTATGACGTCAGCCCCATGCTCGCGTCGCACTCCGGGCTGAGCACGAAGGAGTCGTCGCTCGACGCCGTCGCCGCCAAGATCGCTGCTGCTGCCGCCGCGCTTCCCGCTGCCTGA
- a CDS encoding ATP-grasp domain-containing protein, with product MTLFLDTSSGRTVQQATQALRDWQQDRQGIGVALLYGPVSLEDRLYHSKCPVEQRSVTALSGALEEIGARWKVLDPCEPTFIPELARYDVALSNLHGPFGEDGRLQGLLDYIRMPYCGSGVAASAVAADKILCKRVMESLGVPTPGWWVWSGGPADWTGTPVMVKPPFGGSSVGMSLVRDQAALPLALADAARDERDPVLIEDYVPGIPLTVGLLELPGGAVLVHPPLATDVADAGFYDADTKLDADSRGAVTVRAADLKPALLAEITGYAKTMWDGMALRGSARVDFILTETDQVHALEVNTTPGMSRDSNFAVGGAMVGLTHTDIVLAMLHEALTRPPYDVPLPTPAFAGSTPIREAAVSP from the coding sequence ATGACGCTCTTCCTGGACACCAGCTCCGGCAGGACCGTGCAGCAGGCGACCCAAGCGCTTCGCGACTGGCAGCAGGACCGGCAGGGGATCGGCGTCGCCCTGCTCTACGGCCCGGTCAGCCTTGAGGATCGGCTCTACCACTCGAAGTGTCCCGTGGAGCAGCGCTCGGTGACAGCCCTGTCCGGGGCGCTGGAGGAGATCGGCGCCCGGTGGAAGGTCCTGGACCCGTGCGAGCCGACGTTCATCCCGGAACTGGCCAGATACGACGTGGCCCTCTCGAACCTCCACGGCCCGTTCGGCGAGGACGGACGCCTGCAAGGACTCCTGGACTACATCCGCATGCCCTACTGCGGAAGCGGCGTCGCCGCCTCGGCGGTGGCTGCCGACAAGATTCTCTGCAAGCGGGTGATGGAGAGCCTGGGCGTCCCGACGCCCGGCTGGTGGGTGTGGTCAGGAGGCCCGGCGGACTGGACCGGAACACCCGTAATGGTCAAGCCGCCCTTCGGCGGCTCCAGCGTGGGCATGAGCCTGGTCCGCGACCAGGCAGCCCTTCCGCTGGCCCTGGCGGACGCTGCCCGCGATGAGAGAGATCCCGTACTGATCGAGGACTACGTTCCCGGCATACCTCTCACCGTAGGACTGCTGGAGCTGCCCGGAGGAGCGGTACTCGTCCACCCACCACTGGCTACCGACGTCGCTGACGCTGGCTTCTACGACGCCGATACGAAGCTCGATGCGGACTCCAGAGGCGCTGTAACGGTCAGGGCCGCCGACCTGAAGCCCGCACTGCTGGCCGAGATCACCGGCTACGCCAAGACGATGTGGGATGGGATGGCCCTGCGCGGCTCAGCTCGGGTGGACTTCATCCTCACCGAGACCGACCAGGTGCACGCCCTGGAGGTCAACACGACGCCAGGCATGTCGCGTGACAGCAACTTCGCCGTAGGCGGGGCCATGGTCGGGCTCACTCACACAGACATCGTGTTGGCGATGCTCCACGAGGCCCTGACCCGCCCGCCATACGATGTCCCCCTGCCCACTCCCGCGTTCGCCGGCTCCACACCAATACGGGAGGCTGCCGTCTCACCGTAG
- a CDS encoding C39 family peptidase yields MCRQLIAPAEWDLHGGWALGDRAEWSNRACGLASLRMILLAYGREAPTVTELLKLAVKHEVLTPRGALHAGIANLATDFGVPARAEPIAAESLVARLEEAPLIMSVTEQFPNDGRAGGHLVLARGYEGGTDPTIFIRDPSAWGQNNDRVHLSRVAPSYTGRAITFAPLNRNGASS; encoded by the coding sequence ATGTGCCGACAGCTCATCGCTCCCGCCGAATGGGATCTCCACGGAGGGTGGGCACTGGGAGACCGGGCCGAGTGGTCCAACCGGGCGTGCGGCCTGGCGTCACTGAGAATGATCCTGCTCGCTTACGGCCGTGAAGCACCAACAGTCACGGAACTGCTGAAGCTCGCGGTCAAACATGAGGTGTTGACCCCACGTGGAGCGCTACATGCCGGCATCGCCAACCTGGCAACCGACTTCGGAGTTCCTGCCCGAGCCGAACCAATCGCGGCCGAAAGCCTGGTCGCCCGCCTCGAAGAAGCCCCGCTGATCATGTCGGTGACCGAGCAGTTCCCCAACGACGGCCGAGCTGGTGGCCATCTCGTCCTCGCGCGCGGCTACGAGGGCGGGACGGACCCGACCATCTTCATCCGCGACCCCTCCGCGTGGGGACAGAACAACGACAGGGTCCACCTGAGCCGAGTCGCGCCCTCCTACACGGGCCGAGCTATCACTTTCGCGCCCCTCAATCGCAACGGAGCGTCCTCATGA
- a CDS encoding DUF6879 family protein, producing the protein MTRVPTFEDLFRDCQRTAVHLEMRDAYMKSDPAFIDWRAGKSLDPAERWADWHTLVTAATSRGVEVRRARIASTPISEYIRFEYEVTEGLNIAAGEQVRWLSRREATDIALPGNDFWLFDAQLVLVNHFDGEGENLELELNESPELAKLCETAFDAVWRRATPHAEFRPL; encoded by the coding sequence GTGACGAGGGTCCCGACGTTTGAGGATCTGTTCCGCGACTGCCAGAGGACGGCTGTTCATCTGGAGATGCGCGACGCCTACATGAAGTCGGACCCGGCCTTCATCGACTGGCGTGCCGGCAAGTCCCTTGACCCTGCAGAGCGCTGGGCCGATTGGCACACGCTGGTCACGGCGGCGACGTCGCGAGGTGTCGAGGTCCGCCGGGCACGAATCGCCTCCACACCCATCAGCGAGTACATCCGCTTCGAGTACGAGGTCACGGAGGGGCTCAACATCGCTGCCGGAGAGCAGGTGCGATGGCTGTCACGCCGCGAAGCCACCGACATTGCTCTGCCAGGCAACGACTTTTGGCTGTTCGACGCCCAGCTCGTCCTGGTCAACCATTTCGACGGTGAGGGCGAGAACTTGGAGCTGGAGCTCAACGAATCCCCGGAGTTGGCGAAGCTCTGCGAAACGGCCTTCGATGCCGTCTGGCGGCGCGCAACGCCGCATGCCGAGTTCCGGCCGCTCTGA
- the dapF gene encoding diaminopimelate epimerase, translating into MRSFAMRFRKIHGAGNDFVFLSDPAPESDNNWAKEAEQLCARRTGVGADGLVISRLISTNPALIEVACFNADGSTATMCGNALRCTAWLARQDHGLTTMGLLMAGVTHEAVVSDDAVWVTAEVGAVQPRCVQAVINGRPTWFDSAHTGTEHVVAVVADVDSIDTVTVGCLIRHHADLAPLGTNVNFVQSAGSQELRIRTYERGVEAETLSCGSGAVAAVVIATMRGLVARRPVTVHNQAGEPLTVRPHPDRPTRTQWVGGPVTHTFEGVLA; encoded by the coding sequence ATGAGGAGCTTCGCCATGCGCTTTCGCAAGATCCACGGAGCGGGGAACGACTTCGTCTTCCTCTCCGACCCCGCGCCGGAGAGCGACAACAACTGGGCGAAGGAGGCCGAACAGCTCTGTGCCAGAAGGACCGGCGTGGGTGCTGACGGCCTAGTCATCAGCAGGCTGATCAGCACGAACCCCGCCCTGATCGAAGTCGCGTGCTTCAACGCGGACGGTTCGACCGCGACGATGTGCGGCAACGCCCTGCGCTGTACCGCCTGGCTGGCGCGCCAAGACCACGGCCTCACGACGATGGGCCTCCTCATGGCTGGGGTGACGCACGAAGCCGTCGTGAGTGATGACGCCGTGTGGGTCACGGCCGAAGTCGGCGCTGTTCAACCGCGATGTGTTCAGGCGGTCATCAACGGCAGGCCGACGTGGTTCGACAGTGCGCACACCGGCACCGAGCACGTGGTCGCGGTCGTGGCTGACGTGGACTCCATCGACACCGTCACGGTCGGCTGCCTCATCCGCCACCATGCCGACCTTGCCCCGCTCGGCACGAACGTCAACTTCGTCCAGTCCGCTGGCAGTCAAGAGCTGAGGATCCGCACCTACGAGCGCGGTGTGGAAGCCGAAACGCTGTCCTGCGGCAGTGGAGCGGTCGCTGCAGTCGTCATCGCCACCATGCGCGGGCTGGTCGCCCGGCGCCCCGTCACCGTCCACAACCAGGCCGGGGAGCCACTGACGGTACGCCCGCACCCTGACCGGCCGACGCGCACGCAGTGGGTCGGCGGCCCTGTCACCCACACATTCGAAGGGGTACTCGCATGA
- a CDS encoding helix-turn-helix domain-containing protein, with translation MTSPSSSVQEARRALGQRLREIRNDAGLTKRALAALLGWHESKCSRFESGTRAPSEADLRGWASACGAADTAEDLVSTARGIDGMYVDWRKMERSGLKQAQESVLPLWERTERFRIYSHALVPGPVQTASYINALLTSIQSRRGLINDVPEAVKVRVDKQEIVYGSHRFAILLEESALRKRIGGTEVLAGQLGYLLSAAALPSVSIGIIPEDADRSALWPCEGFFLFDDHTVQVELVSAHLTITQKHEIALYAQTFTDLAELAVYGVKARELITAAIASLR, from the coding sequence ATGACCTCACCGTCTTCAAGCGTCCAGGAAGCACGTAGGGCCCTCGGCCAACGCCTGCGCGAGATCCGGAATGACGCCGGACTCACCAAGCGGGCGTTGGCCGCTCTCCTGGGCTGGCACGAGTCAAAGTGCTCACGCTTCGAGAGCGGCACGCGCGCCCCCTCCGAGGCCGACCTCCGAGGCTGGGCTTCTGCCTGCGGCGCTGCGGATACTGCCGAGGATCTCGTCTCCACTGCCCGCGGAATCGACGGTATGTACGTCGATTGGCGCAAGATGGAGCGCTCCGGCCTCAAGCAGGCCCAGGAGTCCGTGCTGCCCCTGTGGGAGCGCACCGAGCGCTTCCGTATCTACTCACACGCGCTGGTCCCGGGCCCCGTACAAACCGCCTCGTACATCAACGCCCTGCTGACTTCCATTCAAAGTCGGCGCGGGCTCATCAACGATGTTCCGGAGGCCGTGAAAGTACGAGTCGACAAGCAGGAGATCGTTTACGGCAGCCACCGATTCGCGATCCTCCTGGAAGAGTCGGCACTCCGGAAGCGCATCGGTGGAACCGAGGTGCTGGCCGGCCAACTCGGCTACCTGCTGAGCGCTGCAGCGCTGCCTTCGGTAAGCATTGGCATCATCCCCGAAGACGCCGACCGCTCTGCCCTGTGGCCGTGCGAAGGCTTCTTCCTCTTCGACGACCACACCGTCCAGGTGGAGCTCGTATCGGCCCATCTCACCATTACGCAGAAGCATGAAATTGCTCTGTACGCCCAGACGTTCACCGACCTGGCTGAGCTGGCGGTGTACGGCGTCAAGGCACGCGAGCTGATTACGGCGGCCATCGCATCGCTCAGGTGA
- a CDS encoding glutamate ligase domain-containing protein, producing the protein MTEAEGGRRIAVLGEMLELGDEALEAHRAVGRMAGENGVDLVVAVGGDLAKQLALAAGAAGVPDVAIVADNATAAAYVDSVLCPGDVVLTKASRGGMLWQVAQALTGQTVTGL; encoded by the coding sequence ATGACCGAAGCAGAAGGCGGCCGGAGGATCGCCGTGCTCGGAGAAATGCTGGAACTGGGCGACGAAGCCTTGGAGGCCCACAGGGCAGTAGGACGCATGGCCGGCGAGAACGGCGTCGATCTCGTCGTGGCGGTCGGCGGGGACCTCGCAAAGCAACTCGCTCTCGCTGCGGGCGCAGCAGGCGTGCCAGACGTGGCGATCGTCGCCGACAACGCAACCGCCGCGGCCTACGTCGATTCCGTCCTCTGCCCCGGAGACGTGGTCCTGACTAAGGCATCGCGGGGCGGCATGTTGTGGCAGGTCGCCCAAGCCCTCACCGGACAGACCGTTACTGGACTCTGA
- a CDS encoding ATP/GTP-binding protein, whose amino-acid sequence MAGRDLRALFSTNDRTLGTAEAFTNRQAQWEFAVAALTEHLRYVNDPAFDPEDLEAARDNVVVFHGIGGIGKSTLSRKFEASLADPWQRPAQWGAPAWGGARILSVRIDLARSASPDFEKVVLSVRLALAAIGQPLPAFDLALRRYWEHQHPGDSLEDYLNRGGLAARFGKALPQQMQSALADVAQALLLPGTVGSAVGQVTGALVGALRERRQTVRALAGCARLADLLESELDLDSLSYYPHLLAWELARLPAVKRVTPVILLDAFEEIGDRTHRDFERLLQRLVWLMPNAFFVITGRSRLQWADEALQGQLDFTGPTAWPGLAAHDIPQARTEFSAPCRERQMLIGDFSFEDCDDYLARRLSADGRPLISDPIRTVIARRSHGLPLYLDLSVMRFLELRRSGHTPQPTDFDHDFPALIARTLSDLTAPERHVLRSASLFSSFDVALATRAAGLPQQAPALRLVERPFVRETPFGLWPYHLHALIRATIRGADDQTDDRWSPADWQQAANRALAALGEQWSSGSDRDRLLLVGCLRQGLAIARDYRLDLGWLTEAAWTYVGDSVWEPLDLAASPEVEGAAATAADALVELLSALARRQHENRARTVERLVAVADTGLLPAELCEMAVYYRAKAQRDLGHTEGSRQGMQLVVAGGGRLAPNARRGLAHLSRLAGDFPTALEAAEHLGWAGRHHRVVGDVRWVQGDMSLAAQAFGAARAEAEEHGKSGEAAMSQAMRVFTLAFTTDPITDDEIDLGEHLLAQVDLRAATLDVRIAAILRDAGTDRGVEDRAQVLAAEIGTSGLLFVQAKLELARAFHHAVREDQAGVASRISRLRELTREGYYAYYVDIAHFMADLALDTPSSAQWLDEQQTVRQRWRSMVTDRRALLISGSAAGAP is encoded by the coding sequence ATGGCAGGTCGGGATCTGCGAGCGCTGTTCAGTACGAACGACCGGACGCTGGGGACTGCGGAGGCGTTCACGAATCGCCAGGCGCAGTGGGAGTTCGCGGTGGCCGCGCTCACCGAGCACCTGCGGTATGTCAACGACCCTGCCTTTGATCCTGAAGACTTGGAGGCGGCCCGGGACAACGTGGTGGTCTTCCATGGGATCGGTGGCATCGGGAAGTCCACGCTTTCGCGCAAGTTCGAGGCGTCCCTCGCCGACCCGTGGCAGCGCCCCGCCCAGTGGGGTGCTCCCGCATGGGGTGGAGCGCGGATCCTGTCCGTACGGATCGACCTCGCGCGCTCCGCGAGTCCCGATTTCGAGAAGGTCGTGCTCTCCGTGCGCCTGGCGCTGGCCGCTATCGGTCAGCCTCTGCCCGCCTTCGATCTGGCGTTGCGCCGCTACTGGGAGCATCAGCACCCGGGTGATTCGCTGGAGGATTATCTCAACCGAGGCGGCCTGGCCGCGCGGTTCGGCAAGGCGCTGCCGCAGCAGATGCAGTCAGCGCTCGCCGACGTCGCCCAGGCCCTACTGCTGCCCGGCACGGTGGGCTCCGCAGTCGGGCAGGTGACCGGGGCGCTCGTAGGAGCGCTTCGCGAGCGTCGGCAGACTGTCCGCGCGCTCGCTGGCTGCGCACGCCTCGCCGACCTCCTGGAGAGCGAACTGGATCTGGATTCCCTCTCCTACTACCCGCACCTGCTCGCCTGGGAGCTTGCCCGGTTACCCGCCGTGAAGAGGGTCACGCCGGTGATTTTGCTGGACGCCTTCGAGGAGATCGGGGACCGTACCCACCGAGACTTCGAGCGGCTTCTGCAGCGCCTGGTGTGGTTGATGCCGAACGCCTTCTTCGTCATCACCGGCCGCTCCCGCCTGCAGTGGGCCGACGAAGCTCTCCAGGGGCAGCTCGACTTCACCGGTCCCACCGCCTGGCCCGGCCTGGCCGCCCACGACATCCCCCAGGCCCGTACGGAGTTTTCCGCGCCATGTCGTGAACGGCAGATGCTGATCGGCGACTTCTCCTTCGAGGACTGCGACGACTACCTTGCCCGCCGCCTCTCCGCCGACGGCCGCCCTCTCATCAGCGACCCCATTCGTACGGTGATCGCGCGGCGCTCGCACGGCCTGCCGCTGTACCTGGACCTCTCCGTGATGAGGTTCCTGGAGCTCCGACGCAGCGGGCACACCCCACAGCCGACCGACTTCGACCACGACTTCCCCGCGCTGATCGCCCGCACTCTCTCCGACCTCACCGCCCCCGAGCGACATGTCCTGCGCTCCGCCAGCCTCTTTTCCTCCTTCGACGTCGCCCTGGCGACCCGGGCCGCGGGACTGCCCCAACAAGCGCCAGCGCTGAGGCTCGTTGAGCGTCCCTTCGTACGGGAGACTCCGTTCGGGCTGTGGCCCTACCACCTCCATGCCCTCATTCGCGCGACGATCCGGGGCGCCGACGACCAGACCGACGACCGGTGGTCTCCCGCCGACTGGCAGCAGGCCGCCAATCGGGCCCTCGCCGCCCTCGGAGAACAGTGGAGCAGTGGCTCGGACCGCGACCGGCTGCTTCTCGTGGGCTGCTTGCGTCAGGGACTGGCCATCGCCCGCGACTACCGTCTTGACCTGGGCTGGCTCACCGAGGCCGCCTGGACCTACGTCGGCGACTCCGTGTGGGAGCCGCTCGACCTGGCGGCCAGCCCTGAGGTGGAGGGCGCCGCGGCCACTGCCGCGGACGCACTGGTGGAGTTGCTCAGCGCGCTCGCTCGCCGACAGCACGAGAACCGGGCCCGCACCGTGGAGCGCCTGGTTGCGGTCGCCGACACCGGCCTGTTGCCTGCGGAGTTGTGCGAAATGGCCGTCTACTACCGGGCCAAGGCGCAGCGCGACCTCGGGCACACCGAGGGGTCCCGCCAGGGAATGCAGTTGGTCGTCGCCGGTGGGGGGCGTCTTGCACCGAACGCCCGCCGCGGGCTCGCCCATCTCTCCCGGCTCGCCGGTGACTTCCCGACCGCTCTTGAGGCCGCAGAACACTTGGGGTGGGCGGGCCGCCACCACCGCGTCGTCGGCGACGTGCGCTGGGTTCAGGGCGACATGTCCCTGGCCGCGCAGGCATTCGGTGCGGCGCGCGCGGAGGCCGAAGAGCACGGCAAGAGCGGGGAGGCAGCCATGTCACAGGCTATGCGTGTCTTCACTCTCGCCTTCACGACTGACCCCATCACCGATGACGAGATCGACCTCGGTGAACACCTCCTGGCCCAGGTCGATCTGCGTGCCGCGACCCTGGACGTACGGATCGCAGCGATCCTGCGTGACGCCGGCACCGACAGGGGAGTCGAGGACCGGGCACAGGTACTGGCGGCGGAGATCGGCACGTCGGGACTGCTCTTCGTCCAGGCCAAGCTTGAGTTGGCACGCGCCTTCCACCATGCCGTCCGCGAGGACCAGGCGGGCGTCGCCTCCAGAATCAGCCGACTCCGCGAGCTGACCCGCGAGGGCTACTACGCCTACTACGTCGACATCGCCCACTTCATGGCCGACCTCGCGCTCGACACCCCCTCCAGTGCGCAGTGGCTCGATGAGCAGCAGACGGTGCGCCAACGGTGGCGCAGTATGGTCACCGACCGACGCGCTCTGCTCATTTCAGGGTCAGCGGCCGGGGCGCCGTAG